A region of uncultured Desulfobacter sp. DNA encodes the following proteins:
- the rpoC gene encoding DNA-directed RNA polymerase subunit beta', with the protein MDNIYDFFAKPKDPQSYEGVQICLASSDQIREWSYGEIKKPETINYRTFKPERDGLFCAKVFGPTKDYECNCGKYKRMKHRGVVCEKCGVEVIQSKVRRERMAHIELASPVSHIWFLKSLPSKIGNVLDMTLKNLEKVLYFDSYIVIDPKSSGLKKMQLLSDDQYYEAIEAFGEEGFVAGIGAEAILTLLNEIDLQAVHDELKEEIGLTKSMAKQQKMAKRMKVIDAFLSSGIEPSRMIMTACPILPPDLRPLVPLEGGRFATSDLNDLYRRVLNRNNRLKRLVDLNAPDIIVRNEKRMLQEAVDVLFDNGRHGRVVTGTNKRPLKSLSDTLKGKQGRFRQNLLGKRVDYSGRTVITVGSELRLHQCGIPKKMALELFKPFIYNYLEQKGLVSTVKSAKKMVEREETEVWDALEAVVKEYPVMLNRAPTLHRLGFQAFEPVLIEGKAIQLHPLVCPAFNADFDGDQMAVHVPLSLESQLEARVMMLSTNNILSPANGQPIIVPTQDIVLGIYYMTRAMNGRQGEGVTFSSLDEVRFAFDAGEIDIHAKIKVRIDDVIYDTTTGRILLWETIPGDVLLKMSRIRTESLEDAEAALAELKAGEDFDAVLDKYGDEEIKKTRGTTGLLARKEFKNIFQVSDVVVEQLYGLKQGQFTDVRMVGEKYTIFKVDERTSTLPFSLVNKLMDKKSIVKLIDYAYRNIGLKETVILSDRLKDIGYKHSTLGGLSICIDDMIIPANKWELIGKAEKNIEDIKNQYSEGLITQGEKYNKVVDIWAQATDDIANAMMEVMKNPPQKEGADSSEELNAVYVMADSGARGSKDQMRQLAGMRGLMAKPSGEIIENPITACFREGLSVLQYFISTHGARKGLADTALKTANSGYLTRRLADVGQDCTIVEPDCGTINGIEVEALYEGGEIIQTLGERILGRVTQEDIRDPYSDEFIVASDTELNESHVAKIEAAGVQRVKIRSVLTCNSKHGVCSRCYGRDLAHGTTVEIGQAIGIVAAQSIGEPGTQLTMRTFHIGGTASRKVEVAEIKARVGGILKFNDDIQTVTSAQGDVIVMNRKGGGVTVVGEEGRERAKENVIYGATLHVKNGQQIEPGDIIASWDPFTTPIITEVSGRIRFADIIVGNTVQEQIDPVTGKVSRTIIESKDVEVRPRITVKDKEGKSVKLPNSKTPARYYLPVNAILTVDEDDNIMAGEVIAKLPRATTKTKDITGGLPRVAELFEVRKPKDPAVLTEIDGYVTVAKGTKGRQKVTVKPSDVGEAKEYAIPKGQHVSVYDGDYVKAGDPLIAGSANPQDIMNIKGEVALAKYLVDEVQEVYRLQGVRINDKHIEVVIRQMMRRVKVISTGDTNFIPDEQVDRILFEETNRKVAMQGGEPAKGEPLILGITKASLSTDSFLSAASFQETTKVLTLAAIEGKYDGLKGLKENVVMGRLIPAGTGFPGYRNLEVGYGEFAEV; encoded by the coding sequence TTGGACAATATTTATGATTTCTTCGCAAAACCCAAGGATCCACAAAGTTACGAGGGCGTTCAGATCTGCCTTGCATCATCAGATCAGATTCGGGAATGGTCCTACGGCGAAATAAAAAAGCCCGAGACCATCAACTACAGAACGTTTAAGCCCGAACGTGACGGTCTTTTTTGTGCGAAGGTATTTGGACCGACCAAGGATTATGAGTGCAATTGCGGTAAGTACAAACGCATGAAGCACCGGGGTGTGGTTTGCGAAAAATGTGGGGTTGAGGTAATTCAGTCCAAGGTCAGACGCGAGCGCATGGCTCATATTGAGCTCGCCTCGCCTGTTTCCCATATCTGGTTTCTGAAAAGCCTGCCTTCCAAAATCGGCAATGTTCTGGATATGACTTTAAAGAATCTGGAAAAGGTGCTCTATTTTGATTCGTATATTGTTATCGATCCCAAGAGCTCGGGCCTTAAAAAAATGCAGCTGCTCTCGGATGATCAGTATTATGAAGCCATTGAAGCGTTTGGTGAAGAGGGCTTTGTTGCAGGGATCGGTGCGGAGGCAATCTTAACCCTTCTCAATGAGATTGATCTCCAGGCTGTGCATGATGAACTTAAGGAAGAGATCGGATTGACCAAATCCATGGCCAAACAGCAGAAAATGGCCAAACGAATGAAGGTAATTGATGCCTTTCTAAGCTCAGGAATTGAACCTTCCCGGATGATTATGACGGCCTGCCCCATTCTGCCTCCGGATTTAAGGCCCCTTGTGCCCCTCGAAGGCGGAAGGTTCGCCACTTCGGATCTCAATGATCTCTATCGCCGGGTACTTAATCGAAATAACCGCCTTAAACGTCTGGTTGATCTCAACGCTCCGGATATTATTGTCCGAAACGAGAAGCGGATGCTCCAGGAGGCTGTGGACGTTCTTTTTGACAATGGGCGCCATGGCCGGGTGGTGACCGGTACCAACAAACGTCCTTTGAAATCCCTGTCTGATACACTGAAAGGCAAGCAGGGGCGTTTCCGTCAGAACCTTTTAGGTAAACGTGTGGATTATTCCGGTCGAACCGTTATTACCGTAGGATCTGAACTTCGACTCCACCAGTGTGGCATTCCAAAGAAAATGGCTTTGGAACTATTCAAACCGTTTATTTATAATTACCTTGAGCAAAAAGGCCTTGTCTCCACAGTTAAAAGCGCCAAGAAGATGGTTGAACGCGAAGAGACCGAAGTATGGGATGCACTTGAAGCTGTGGTAAAGGAATACCCGGTGATGCTTAACCGCGCGCCGACCCTGCATCGTCTTGGTTTTCAGGCGTTTGAACCGGTACTGATCGAGGGTAAGGCTATTCAGCTCCATCCGTTGGTGTGTCCGGCATTTAACGCGGACTTTGACGGTGATCAGATGGCCGTTCATGTCCCGCTCTCCCTGGAGTCCCAGCTGGAAGCCAGAGTTATGATGCTCTCCACCAACAACATTCTGTCCCCTGCAAACGGCCAGCCCATTATTGTTCCTACCCAGGACATCGTATTGGGTATTTACTATATGACCCGGGCAATGAACGGTAGGCAGGGAGAAGGTGTGACCTTTTCAAGCTTGGACGAGGTCCGCTTCGCCTTTGATGCGGGGGAGATCGATATCCACGCCAAAATCAAGGTGCGCATTGACGATGTGATCTATGATACCACCACCGGCCGGATTCTTTTGTGGGAAACCATCCCCGGTGACGTACTGTTAAAAATGAGCCGTATCAGAACCGAAAGCCTCGAAGATGCTGAAGCAGCCCTTGCTGAATTGAAGGCTGGTGAGGATTTCGATGCTGTCCTTGATAAATACGGGGATGAGGAAATTAAAAAGACCCGTGGGACAACAGGGCTTTTGGCACGCAAGGAATTCAAAAATATCTTTCAGGTCTCCGACGTCGTGGTGGAGCAGCTATACGGACTTAAGCAAGGACAATTCACAGATGTCCGGATGGTGGGTGAAAAGTACACCATTTTTAAAGTGGATGAAAGAACCTCTACCCTGCCATTCAGCCTGGTAAACAAGCTGATGGATAAAAAATCCATTGTAAAGCTCATTGACTATGCCTACAGAAATATCGGTTTAAAGGAAACCGTTATCCTTTCGGACCGCCTTAAGGATATTGGATATAAACATTCAACACTTGGCGGTCTGTCCATCTGTATTGATGACATGATCATTCCGGCGAATAAATGGGAGCTCATAGGTAAAGCCGAAAAAAATATCGAAGATATTAAAAACCAGTATTCAGAAGGTCTGATTACCCAGGGCGAGAAATACAATAAGGTGGTTGATATCTGGGCCCAGGCCACAGACGATATTGCCAACGCCATGATGGAAGTTATGAAGAATCCGCCCCAAAAAGAGGGGGCAGACAGTTCCGAAGAACTCAATGCGGTCTACGTTATGGCCGACTCCGGGGCCCGTGGTTCCAAGGATCAGATGCGTCAGTTGGCCGGTATGCGCGGGCTGATGGCTAAACCGTCCGGCGAGATTATTGAAAATCCCATCACGGCATGCTTTCGTGAAGGCTTGTCAGTACTTCAGTATTTTATCTCCACCCATGGCGCCAGAAAGGGGCTGGCTGATACAGCACTGAAAACAGCCAACTCGGGTTACCTTACCCGCCGTTTGGCTGATGTCGGCCAGGACTGCACGATTGTTGAACCTGATTGCGGAACCATCAACGGCATCGAAGTCGAAGCACTATATGAGGGTGGTGAAATTATTCAGACCCTTGGAGAGAGAATTCTTGGGCGTGTTACCCAGGAGGATATCCGTGACCCCTATTCGGATGAATTTATTGTGGCGTCCGACACGGAGCTTAATGAATCCCATGTGGCTAAAATTGAAGCCGCAGGTGTTCAGCGAGTGAAGATCAGGTCCGTATTGACATGCAACTCCAAACACGGTGTCTGCTCAAGATGCTACGGTCGTGACCTTGCCCATGGCACAACAGTGGAAATTGGCCAGGCCATTGGTATCGTAGCCGCCCAGTCCATTGGTGAGCCCGGTACCCAGCTGACCATGCGTACCTTTCACATCGGTGGTACGGCCTCCAGAAAGGTTGAGGTTGCAGAAATTAAGGCCCGTGTCGGGGGAATCTTAAAATTCAATGATGATATTCAGACCGTAACATCGGCCCAGGGCGACGTCATTGTCATGAACCGAAAAGGCGGCGGTGTGACCGTTGTCGGTGAGGAGGGCCGTGAACGTGCCAAGGAAAACGTTATCTATGGCGCCACCTTGCATGTCAAGAATGGCCAGCAGATTGAACCGGGTGATATTATAGCTTCCTGGGATCCCTTTACCACACCAATTATCACGGAGGTGTCAGGCCGGATCAGATTTGCGGACATTATTGTGGGAAATACGGTTCAGGAGCAGATTGACCCGGTTACCGGCAAGGTGTCAAGAACGATAATTGAAAGCAAGGATGTTGAGGTTCGGCCCAGGATAACCGTCAAGGATAAAGAGGGTAAGTCAGTTAAACTGCCGAACTCCAAAACCCCAGCCAGATATTACCTGCCCGTAAATGCTATTCTCACCGTTGATGAGGATGACAATATCATGGCCGGAGAGGTTATTGCCAAACTGCCGCGTGCCACCACAAAAACAAAAGACATCACCGGTGGTCTGCCAAGAGTTGCTGAGCTTTTTGAGGTCAGAAAGCCAAAAGATCCGGCTGTTCTGACTGAAATTGACGGATATGTTACTGTGGCAAAGGGGACTAAAGGGCGTCAGAAGGTAACGGTTAAACCCAGCGATGTCGGGGAGGCAAAAGAATACGCCATCCCCAAAGGCCAGCACGTATCTGTGTACGACGGTGATTATGTAAAGGCCGGAGACCCGCTAATCGCAGGTTCTGCCAATCCCCAGGATATTATGAATATCAAGGGTGAAGTGGCACTGGCTAAATACCTGGTTGACGAAGTTCAGGAAGTTTACAGGCTTCAGGGTGTACGAATCAACGACAAACACATTGAGGTTGTTATCCGCCAGATGATGCGCAGGGTTAAAGTAATTTCCACCGGAGATACCAATTTTATTCCGGATGAGCAGGTTGACCGAATTCTTTTTGAGGAAACCAACCGTAAAGTTGCCATGCAGGGCGGTGAGCCCGCCAAGGGCGAACCCTTGATTCTTGGTATTACCAAAGCGTCTTTATCCACTGACAGCTTTTTGTCAGCCGCATCTTTTCAGGAAACAACCAAAGTGTTGACCCTTGCTGCCATTGAGGGTAAGTATGACGGGCTCAAGGGACTGAAAGAGAACGTCGTTATGGGCCGACTCATTCCCGCAGGGACAGGTTTTCCAGGTTATCGCAATTTGGAAGTGGGGTATGGGGAATTTGCTGAAGTATAG
- the rpoB gene encoding DNA-directed RNA polymerase subunit beta, giving the protein MTGSLLTNKRIRKEFGGKRKIIDIPDLIGMQRESFEGFLQSDVLPQDREEKGLHSVFKSVFPIKDFTDTSSLEYVSYSFGETKHSMQECISRGMTYEIPVNIRVRLVVYDHDKDTGVSTIRDIKEQEIYFGTIPLMTPRGTFIINGTERAVVSQLHRSSGVFFDHDKGKNYSTGKIIYNARIIPVRGSWIDMEIDAKDIVYIRIDRRRKFPVSILFKAFGYTGEDILDFFYTKEKIVRKNGSYFREFIPENLVRQRAGYDIVSPETGEVVVRAGRIFTKRALKQLADEHLDFIPISEEELIGKAFSSNFFLESTDEVPLFKAGDTIAENTFELFEAKGIDTFEILYVDPRSSDSMRKTLVSDKIESKEEALMDIYRRLRPGNPATIEVAQDFIDHLFFRQAYYDLSKVGRLKMNHRLGVNTKIDVKTLRKEDVLLTAATLIELKDTQGQVDDIDHLGNRRVRAVGELLENHYRIGLVRMERAIKEKMSMQEVDAMMPHDLINPKPVSAVVREFFGTSQLSQFMDQTNPLSETTHKRRLSALGPGGLTRERAGFEVRDVHPSHYGRICPIETPEGPNIGLIVSLCTYARVNDFGFIETPFRIVAEGNASKIIQHLSAFEEKEHPIAQANAALDAAGNFINPTVSARVAGEFEMVAPEEVKFMDVSPNQLVSVSASLIPFLENDDANRALMGSNMQRQAVPLIRSEAPLVGTGMEAVVARDSGVTIVAECDGVVVDVDSKRIVIKNDDIDDPKFNKAVSIYNCIKFVRSNQNTCFNHRPIVKKNERVKKGQVIADGPSTELGELALGKNVTVAFMPWDGYNYEDSILVSERLVKDGVYTSVHVEEFEVLARDTKLGKEEITRDIPNVGEDALKNLDDSGIIRLGAEVKPGDILVGKITPKGETQLSPEEKLLRAIFGEKAGDVKDTSLCVPPGVHGKVIDAKVFSRRGLPKDDRTRQIEDEEIERFEKDRDDEIRIITEVGREKVESVLEGHALLNDLERNGKAIVKAGTKVAPGVFEKIPVSILVNVTVEDAVLTEKVQVILEQAQEHIKKAREHFNRQVSRFEKGDDLPPGVLKLIKISVAMERVLSVGDKMAGRHGNKGVVSRILRVEDLPYFADGRPVDMVLNPLGVPSRMNVGQILEIHLGRAAYTLGQQIDEMLEENRLGALRDKAKQIFSLTRKQREGQVDDAIVRDIDGMNEEELIEFASLYRNGVHTATPVFDGATEEEIKELIEMSDSDPSGQSILYDGRTGRPFDKPVTVGTMYMLKLHHLVDDKLHARSIGPYSLVTQQPLGGKAQFGGQRLGEMEVWAMEAYGAAHALQEFLTVKSDDMTGRTRMYEKIVKGQNVLEPGMPESFRVLIKELNALGLDMNLIEGGK; this is encoded by the coding sequence ATGACCGGAAGTCTTTTGACGAACAAGCGTATTAGAAAAGAGTTTGGTGGTAAACGAAAAATTATAGACATTCCTGATCTGATCGGGATGCAAAGAGAATCCTTTGAAGGCTTTCTTCAAAGCGATGTTTTACCCCAGGACAGGGAAGAAAAGGGACTGCATTCGGTTTTTAAGTCCGTGTTTCCCATCAAAGATTTTACCGATACATCTTCCCTTGAATATGTCTCATATTCCTTTGGGGAAACAAAACACTCCATGCAGGAGTGCATCAGTCGAGGGATGACCTATGAGATCCCGGTTAATATCAGGGTTCGGCTTGTCGTCTATGATCATGACAAAGACACAGGGGTGTCCACCATCCGGGACATAAAAGAGCAGGAGATATATTTCGGTACAATTCCTTTGATGACTCCTAGAGGTACTTTTATAATAAACGGTACTGAACGTGCTGTTGTTTCCCAGCTTCACCGTTCATCAGGTGTCTTCTTTGATCATGACAAAGGGAAGAATTATTCCACGGGTAAGATCATATATAATGCCCGCATTATTCCAGTGCGGGGTTCTTGGATTGACATGGAAATTGATGCAAAGGATATCGTATATATCCGTATTGATCGTCGGCGTAAATTTCCTGTTTCCATTCTTTTCAAAGCATTTGGATACACCGGGGAAGATATCCTTGATTTTTTCTATACCAAAGAAAAAATTGTTCGTAAAAATGGCTCTTATTTCAGGGAGTTTATTCCTGAAAACCTGGTTCGTCAGCGGGCTGGCTACGATATAGTATCCCCTGAGACTGGAGAAGTTGTTGTCAGGGCTGGCCGGATTTTTACCAAACGTGCTTTAAAACAACTTGCTGATGAACATCTTGATTTTATTCCGATTTCTGAGGAAGAGCTCATTGGCAAAGCATTTTCAAGCAACTTTTTTCTGGAAAGCACAGATGAAGTGCCATTGTTTAAGGCCGGTGATACCATTGCAGAAAACACTTTTGAACTGTTTGAAGCAAAGGGAATTGATACCTTTGAAATTCTTTATGTAGATCCCCGCAGTTCAGATTCCATGCGTAAGACTCTTGTTTCCGATAAAATCGAATCCAAAGAAGAAGCTTTGATGGATATTTATCGCAGGCTTCGACCTGGTAATCCTGCCACCATTGAAGTGGCCCAGGATTTTATTGACCATCTGTTTTTTCGCCAGGCGTATTACGACTTGTCCAAGGTGGGCCGCCTGAAGATGAACCATCGTCTCGGAGTTAACACGAAAATAGATGTAAAGACTTTGAGAAAAGAGGATGTACTGCTTACCGCAGCCACTCTGATAGAACTGAAGGATACCCAGGGCCAGGTAGACGATATAGACCATCTAGGAAACCGGCGGGTCAGGGCCGTGGGAGAGCTTTTGGAAAATCACTACCGCATCGGTCTTGTTCGTATGGAACGAGCCATCAAAGAAAAGATGAGCATGCAGGAAGTGGATGCTATGATGCCCCATGATCTGATCAATCCCAAGCCCGTGTCGGCAGTTGTCCGTGAATTTTTCGGCACATCCCAGCTGTCCCAGTTCATGGATCAGACCAATCCTTTGTCGGAAACCACACATAAGCGGCGTCTTTCAGCTCTGGGTCCTGGTGGTCTGACCCGTGAACGTGCCGGCTTCGAAGTTCGTGACGTTCATCCCTCTCACTATGGGCGTATCTGTCCCATTGAGACCCCTGAAGGTCCCAATATTGGACTGATTGTTTCCCTGTGTACCTACGCCCGGGTAAATGATTTTGGATTTATTGAAACGCCTTTCAGGATTGTAGCCGAAGGAAATGCCAGTAAAATAATACAGCATTTAAGTGCATTTGAAGAAAAGGAACACCCCATTGCCCAGGCCAATGCGGCTTTGGATGCCGCCGGAAATTTTATCAACCCCACGGTATCAGCCCGGGTGGCCGGAGAATTTGAGATGGTGGCACCCGAAGAAGTAAAGTTTATGGACGTGTCTCCCAATCAGTTGGTATCCGTATCCGCATCCTTGATTCCCTTTCTGGAAAATGATGACGCCAATAGAGCGCTTATGGGGTCTAACATGCAGCGCCAGGCCGTGCCATTGATACGCAGTGAAGCGCCTTTAGTGGGTACCGGAATGGAAGCAGTTGTGGCCAGGGATTCCGGAGTTACCATTGTTGCTGAATGTGACGGGGTGGTTGTTGATGTGGATTCAAAGCGTATCGTTATTAAAAATGATGATATTGATGACCCCAAATTTAATAAGGCTGTTTCCATTTACAACTGCATTAAGTTTGTTCGCTCCAATCAGAACACTTGTTTTAACCACAGACCCATTGTGAAGAAAAATGAGAGGGTTAAAAAAGGGCAGGTTATCGCAGATGGCCCGTCTACGGAGCTTGGGGAATTAGCGCTTGGCAAGAATGTGACTGTAGCTTTCATGCCCTGGGACGGCTATAACTATGAGGATTCCATTCTGGTATCCGAGCGTCTGGTCAAAGATGGTGTGTATACTTCTGTCCATGTTGAAGAATTTGAAGTCCTGGCCAGGGACACCAAGCTGGGTAAGGAGGAGATCACCAGGGACATTCCCAATGTTGGCGAAGATGCCTTAAAGAATTTGGATGACAGCGGCATTATCCGTCTGGGCGCCGAAGTCAAACCCGGTGATATTCTGGTGGGTAAAATCACGCCCAAGGGTGAAACCCAGCTCTCTCCGGAAGAGAAACTGCTGCGCGCTATTTTTGGTGAAAAAGCCGGGGACGTAAAAGATACGTCACTTTGTGTGCCTCCGGGTGTTCATGGAAAAGTCATTGATGCCAAAGTTTTTTCCCGCCGTGGACTGCCCAAAGATGACAGAACACGCCAGATCGAAGATGAAGAGATTGAGCGTTTTGAAAAAGACCGTGATGACGAAATAAGAATCATTACCGAAGTCGGTCGGGAAAAAGTGGAATCCGTACTTGAAGGTCATGCACTTCTTAATGATCTGGAAAGAAACGGCAAGGCCATTGTGAAGGCCGGAACAAAAGTGGCCCCAGGTGTTTTTGAAAAAATACCTGTGTCCATCCTGGTAAATGTTACTGTTGAAGATGCCGTATTGACCGAAAAGGTTCAGGTTATCCTTGAACAGGCCCAAGAGCATATTAAAAAAGCCAGGGAGCATTTCAACCGTCAGGTTTCCAGATTTGAAAAGGGTGATGATCTTCCTCCGGGGGTTCTTAAACTTATTAAAATTTCTGTTGCCATGGAACGGGTTCTTTCCGTGGGAGATAAAATGGCTGGGCGCCACGGAAACAAGGGCGTTGTCTCCAGAATTCTGAGAGTTGAAGATTTGCCTTATTTCGCAGACGGCCGTCCCGTTGACATGGTGCTTAACCCCTTAGGTGTGCCTTCTCGTATGAACGTGGGGCAGATTCTTGAGATCCATCTGGGCCGTGCAGCCTATACTTTGGGCCAGCAGATTGATGAAATGCTGGAGGAAAACCGTCTGGGCGCATTGCGGGACAAGGCTAAACAAATATTCTCTTTGACCCGCAAACAAAGGGAAGGACAAGTTGATGATGCCATTGTCCGTGATATTGATGGTATGAATGAGGAAGAGCTTATCGAATTTGCCTCACTTTATAGAAATGGAGTACATACTGCCACCCCGGTATTTGATGGTGCCACTGAGGAAGAGATCAAGGAATTGATTGAAATGTCTGACAGTGACCCCTCGGGCCAGTCCATTCTCTATGACGGTCGTACTGGTAGACCCTTTGATAAACCGGTTACCGTGGGCACCATGTATATGCTTAAGCTGCACCATCTGGTTGATGACAAGCTGCATGCACGGTCCATTGGACCGTACTCCCTTGTTACCCAACAACCCCTTGGTGGTAAGGCCCAATTTGGCGGCCAGAGACTTGGGGAGATGGAGGTCTGGGCCATGGAAGCCTATGGCGCTGCCCATGCACTTCAGGAATTTCTAACGGTGAAATCCGATGATATGACCGGGCGAACCCGTATGTATGAAAAAATCGTTAAAGGCCAGAATGTCCTGGAACCAGGAATGCCTGAATCTTTCAGGGTTCTGATTAAAGAGCTCAATGCTCTGGGGCTGGATATGAATCTTATAGAAGGCGGCAAATAA
- the rplL gene encoding 50S ribosomal protein L7/L12, with protein MSDITKDAVIEFIANMSVLELSELIKELEDKFGVSAAAPVAFAAGAMPAAGGDAGAAAEEEKTEFDVILEAAGDKKINVIKEVRAITGLGLKEAKALVEEAPKAVKEGIAKEEANKIKEQLEGAGAQVSVK; from the coding sequence ATGTCTGATATTACAAAAGATGCTGTAATAGAATTTATTGCAAATATGAGTGTTCTTGAGCTTTCCGAATTGATTAAGGAGCTCGAAGACAAGTTTGGTGTATCTGCAGCTGCACCTGTTGCTTTTGCTGCTGGCGCAATGCCTGCTGCTGGCGGCGACGCCGGTGCTGCAGCAGAAGAAGAGAAAACAGAATTCGACGTTATCCTTGAAGCTGCCGGTGACAAAAAGATTAATGTCATTAAAGAAGTTCGTGCCATCACAGGTCTTGGTTTGAAAGAGGCCAAGGCTCTTGTTGAAGAAGCGCCCAAAGCTGTAAAAGAAGGTATTGCCAAGGAAGAAGCTAATAAGATCAAAGAACAGCTCGAAGGTGCCGGTGCTCAGGTGTCTGTAAAGTAG
- the rplJ gene encoding 50S ribosomal protein L10, which yields MHNRICRPAETENKFCFGFVGTFDANLFMEGGVKKMLNISQKKELVERLAKELADAEISILVDYKGLTVSQVTELRAKLREAGAQMEVVKNTLMRLASKGTGSEVLIDLFKGPNAIIISKDDPVAPAKIITDFLKTNEKLQLKGAALGGKLLSEEDVAQLAKMPSKEELLAKLVYTLNAVPTNLVNVLAGVPRSFLNVLNAVKDQKDAA from the coding sequence ATGCATAATCGGATTTGCCGGCCTGCCGAGACAGAAAATAAATTTTGTTTTGGTTTCGTTGGCACCTTCGACGCTAATTTATTTATGGAAGGAGGTGTAAAAAAAATGCTGAATATTTCCCAGAAAAAAGAACTGGTCGAAAGGCTCGCAAAAGAGCTCGCCGATGCAGAAATTTCTATTTTGGTCGACTACAAGGGGCTAACGGTGTCCCAGGTGACCGAACTTCGCGCAAAACTTCGTGAAGCCGGTGCTCAAATGGAGGTTGTAAAAAATACCTTGATGAGGCTGGCATCGAAAGGAACCGGCTCAGAGGTATTAATAGATCTTTTTAAAGGCCCCAATGCGATCATCATTTCCAAGGATGATCCTGTGGCACCTGCCAAGATTATTACAGATTTTCTTAAAACCAATGAGAAATTGCAGCTTAAAGGAGCCGCCCTTGGTGGAAAACTTTTAAGCGAAGAAGATGTGGCGCAACTTGCCAAGATGCCGTCCAAAGAAGAATTGCTGGCTAAACTGGTATACACTCTCAATGCTGTTCCCACGAATTTGGTCAACGTTCTCGCCGGAGTGCCCAGATCTTTTCTCAATGTGCTTAATGCGGTTAAAGATCAAAAAGATGCAGCGTAA
- the rplA gene encoding 50S ribosomal protein L1, which produces MPKRSKKHNEALSKVDRTAQYGPKDALEIAVSSSYAKFDETVDVAVRLGVDPRHADQMVRGTVVLPNGLGKEVKILVFAKGEKEQEALDAGADFIATDEVVEQIKDGWFGFDKAIATPDMMGTVGKLGRILGPRGLMPNAKTGTVTFELAKAINELKAGKIDFRVEKAGIVHVPVGKISFGAEKLLENVTAFLDKIVALKPAASKGTYLKSISVSSTMGPGIKVDPLLIK; this is translated from the coding sequence ATGCCTAAGCGGAGTAAAAAACATAACGAAGCACTGAGCAAGGTTGACAGAACTGCTCAGTATGGGCCCAAAGATGCCCTGGAAATAGCGGTCTCTTCCAGTTATGCAAAATTTGACGAAACGGTTGATGTTGCTGTACGGCTGGGGGTTGACCCGCGGCATGCCGATCAGATGGTTCGTGGAACTGTTGTTCTGCCCAATGGACTTGGGAAAGAGGTAAAAATCCTGGTTTTTGCCAAAGGTGAAAAAGAGCAGGAAGCCCTTGATGCCGGCGCAGACTTTATTGCCACCGATGAGGTTGTTGAACAAATCAAAGACGGCTGGTTTGGTTTTGATAAGGCAATTGCCACGCCAGATATGATGGGTACTGTGGGTAAGCTTGGCCGGATTCTTGGCCCAAGGGGGTTGATGCCTAATGCTAAAACAGGTACTGTAACATTTGAACTTGCCAAAGCCATTAACGAATTGAAAGCCGGTAAAATTGATTTCAGGGTTGAGAAAGCTGGTATCGTTCATGTTCCTGTTGGTAAAATATCCTTTGGTGCTGAAAAGCTGCTGGAAAATGTAACTGCCTTTCTTGATAAAATTGTCGCGCTTAAACCTGCAGCAAGCAAAGGAACCTATCTGAAATCCATCAGCGTGTCTTCAACAATGGGTCCTGGTATTAAAGTTGATCCGCTGTTGATTAAATAA
- the rplK gene encoding 50S ribosomal protein L11 codes for MAKKVMTQIKLQVEAGKANPSPPIGPALGQHGVNIMDFCKTFNAKTANDAGQIIPVVITVYQDRSFSFITKTPPASRLLLAAAKLSKGSGEPNREKVGKVTKDQVVAIAETKKPDLNASDLDAAVRIIEGTARSMGIEIV; via the coding sequence ATGGCAAAAAAAGTAATGACACAGATTAAGCTTCAAGTCGAAGCTGGTAAGGCAAATCCGTCCCCTCCTATTGGGCCGGCTCTGGGGCAGCACGGTGTCAATATCATGGATTTCTGTAAAACATTTAACGCTAAAACGGCAAATGATGCGGGACAGATTATTCCGGTGGTTATCACTGTGTACCAGGACAGATCTTTTAGTTTTATAACCAAAACCCCGCCGGCTTCAAGGCTGCTTCTGGCTGCAGCAAAGCTTTCAAAGGGGTCTGGGGAGCCGAATCGCGAAAAGGTCGGTAAGGTGACAAAAGATCAGGTTGTTGCAATTGCAGAAACCAAAAAACCGGATTTAAATGCCTCGGATCTTGATGCTGCTGTTAGAATCATTGAAGGCACCGCCAGAAGTATGGGAATAGAAATCGTTTAA